In a single window of the Hydrogenobaculum sp. 3684 genome:
- a CDS encoding Fur family transcriptional regulator — protein sequence MNTKKLKEEFRAFLKKHNYKITKNRLDLIDVIANYKKHFEIEELVNYIQNTQKLASRATIYRTVKLLMDFGIIKEIIKQNNKTIYEFCTQEGHHDHLVCVSCGRIIEFFNEDIENLQEEICLKHNFLPTYHRLEIFGLCEQCLEKKQPTQEK from the coding sequence ATGAATACAAAAAAGTTAAAGGAAGAGTTTAGGGCTTTTCTAAAAAAACATAACTACAAAATAACAAAAAATAGGCTAGATTTGATAGATGTTATAGCAAATTACAAAAAGCACTTTGAAATAGAAGAACTTGTAAACTACATCCAAAATACACAAAAATTGGCCTCTAGAGCTACAATATATAGAACTGTAAAACTTTTAATGGATTTTGGTATAATAAAAGAAATAATAAAACAAAACAACAAGACGATATACGAATTTTGCACTCAAGAAGGTCATCACGATCATCTCGTATGTGTTTCTTGTGGGCGTATCATAGAATTTTTCAACGAAGACATAGAAAATTTACAAGAAGAGATTTGTCTAAAGCACAACTTTTTACCTACTTATCATAGGCTTGAAATATTTGGATTGTGCGAGCAATGTTTGGAAAAAAAGCAACCTACACAAGAAAAGTAA
- a CDS encoding TetR/AcrR family transcriptional regulator, which yields MVDESVSKLKEEELNSKGKNRKKRKALETKQAIVEAGIKLFYDKGFTKTKISDITEKANVAHGTFYVYFKSKEDFFISILTMSRKELLENADEAIKLASEGKIEEAKKMFFIEGFSKMIQKSKLFGVLLFEGMCTDDRFKQFYKEGRFISLDKMKKILNLCGIEGDYKAHMLIGLSKHLLEIYIFTGQDPKPIWQDALKNLGIL from the coding sequence ATGGTTGACGAGTCAGTAAGTAAATTGAAAGAAGAAGAGCTAAACAGCAAAGGCAAAAACAGAAAAAAAAGAAAAGCCTTAGAGACAAAGCAGGCCATAGTGGAAGCTGGCATAAAGCTTTTTTATGATAAGGGTTTTACAAAAACAAAAATATCCGACATCACTGAAAAGGCTAACGTAGCTCACGGCACTTTTTACGTATACTTTAAATCCAAAGAGGACTTTTTTATAAGCATATTGACGATGTCTAGAAAAGAGCTTTTAGAAAATGCCGATGAAGCAATAAAGCTTGCCAGCGAAGGTAAGATAGAAGAGGCAAAGAAAATGTTTTTTATAGAAGGTTTTTCCAAAATGATTCAGAAAAGTAAGCTATTTGGAGTGCTTTTGTTTGAAGGAATGTGCACCGACGATAGGTTTAAGCAGTTTTACAAAGAAGGTAGGTTTATCTCTTTAGATAAGATGAAAAAAATTCTTAATCTATGCGGTATAGAAGGAGATTACAAAGCCCACATGCTTATAGGACTTTCAAAACATCTTCTTGAAATATACATATTCACAGGACAAGATCCAAAACCAATATGGCAAGACGCTCTTAAAAATCTTGGGATATTATGA
- a CDS encoding HlyD family secretion protein yields MDRNKKIGIAVLVILIVIFSVVAFKWIYYRITHAVSDAVFVEANTFTDVAYRRDSGRIIKLFKKEGDKVLKGEPLAKIDDTDYKLEYKALKYQIKELESEINLYKIQRDRLLVGTGLEAQANLYRTMEATQNMQSIMNKVKALDAKISLVNKDYHRFHKLYKDGVISRHAFEEKETELKNLLNEKNALLNQANAMASLSKAQNLGVAIAQNNQKEAKELTQKIKATENQIKSLEAKLQNVSDMIAETELTSPISGYIVKKFVSVGDIVRPGQPIYAVYDPKSVYVLDIIDETKLHGIKKGCLVHIHIDALPNEHYEGVVSEILRASAAKFALIPRDITAGEFTKVAQRIPVKIKITKGNINLLRVGYSGEVAIDRCANH; encoded by the coding sequence ATGGACAGAAATAAAAAGATTGGTATAGCCGTATTGGTAATACTTATTGTTATATTCTCAGTAGTTGCCTTTAAATGGATATACTACAGGATCACACATGCGGTTTCCGATGCAGTGTTTGTGGAAGCAAACACCTTTACAGATGTAGCTTACAGAAGAGATAGTGGAAGAATTATAAAACTATTCAAAAAAGAGGGAGACAAAGTCCTAAAAGGCGAACCTTTGGCGAAAATTGACGATACAGATTATAAATTAGAGTATAAAGCTTTAAAGTATCAGATTAAAGAGCTTGAGAGCGAAATAAACCTTTATAAAATCCAAAGGGATAGGCTTTTAGTAGGTACAGGACTGGAGGCTCAAGCTAATCTGTATAGAACTATGGAAGCTACTCAAAATATGCAATCTATTATGAACAAAGTAAAAGCTTTAGATGCAAAGATATCTTTAGTGAATAAAGACTATCATAGATTTCACAAACTTTATAAAGACGGCGTTATATCAAGACATGCTTTTGAAGAAAAAGAGACAGAGCTTAAAAACCTTCTAAACGAAAAAAACGCATTGTTAAATCAAGCTAACGCCATGGCTTCTTTATCAAAAGCCCAAAACCTAGGGGTAGCTATTGCCCAAAACAACCAAAAAGAAGCCAAAGAACTAACCCAAAAAATAAAAGCCACAGAAAACCAGATAAAATCCCTAGAAGCAAAACTTCAAAATGTGTCTGATATGATAGCCGAAACGGAACTTACCAGTCCTATATCGGGGTATATAGTAAAAAAGTTTGTAAGTGTGGGCGATATAGTAAGACCAGGCCAACCAATATATGCTGTATATGATCCAAAATCTGTATATGTGCTCGATATAATAGACGAGACAAAGCTACACGGTATAAAGAAAGGATGTTTGGTACACATACACATAGATGCCTTACCAAACGAACATTACGAAGGTGTAGTATCTGAGATTTTAAGAGCATCCGCTGCTAAATTCGCACTCATACCAAGAGACATCACAGCAGGAGAGTTTACAAAGGTAGCTCAAAGAATACCGGTCAAAATCAAAATTACAAAGGGCAATATCAACCTTTTAAGGGTAGGATATAGCGGTGAAGTGGCTATAGATAGATGTGCCAATCATTGA
- a CDS encoding riboflavin synthase translates to MFTGLIEEIGFIVSISKAENTRICVKSSLEVKIGDSVSVNGACLTVIKKLDNGFCFDVSPETMIRTNLKYLKPNDPVNLERSMIAGVSRLDGHIVLGHVDFVSNIKSIKNLGEHRELDIYIPSSYKLMVVPKGSIAVDGISLTINYVFEDFIRINIIPHTWENTNLYAKKTGDYVNIETDIIGKYVARYMENYDKSTLDKFMNGLL, encoded by the coding sequence ATGTTTACTGGGCTTATAGAAGAAATAGGTTTTATAGTTTCAATATCAAAAGCCGAAAACACAAGAATCTGTGTAAAATCCTCTTTGGAAGTAAAAATAGGAGATAGCGTATCTGTAAACGGTGCTTGCCTTACTGTTATAAAGAAGCTAGATAACGGTTTTTGCTTTGACGTATCACCAGAAACTATGATTAGGACAAATCTTAAATATCTAAAACCCAACGATCCAGTTAATCTCGAAAGGTCTATGATAGCTGGCGTTTCGAGGTTAGACGGTCATATTGTCCTTGGACACGTTGATTTTGTCTCAAATATTAAAAGCATAAAAAATTTAGGAGAGCATAGAGAGTTAGATATATATATACCATCTTCTTATAAATTGATGGTGGTTCCAAAAGGATCAATAGCTGTAGACGGCATAAGCCTTACAATCAACTATGTTTTTGAAGATTTTATAAGGATAAACATAATACCTCACACTTGGGAAAATACGAATCTATACGCTAAGAAAACCGGAGACTATGTAAACATTGAAACAGATATAATAGGTAAATATGTAGCCAGATATATGGAAAATTATGACAAATCAACTCTTGACAAATTCATGAACGGTTTGTTATAA
- a CDS encoding glutamine-synthetase adenylyltransferase: MIDKSYIDFIKDKVYNQDEALQFFESLLEVHPHKDTLLSYLNPRRFLLLLELGERSSCIKKLILRHPTIFEETIPELWYKVKSKETYLKEINELYKHSDMSFEEFLAFYRRRELMRLVAKDILNTEDLEDILLEYSALADALIESLIKHISNDNAKELLVIGMGKLGSSELNFYSDIDVMFFSKDNTQYYDNICKLFMKSINTNTKEGEIYITDADLRPFGKSGPIVMSIEAAEDYYEMYGRFWERMALVRARAVYDESSLFSSFYENIIIPFVFKKSIDQRDLDNISLMKEKIELEQKKKTLSKGYNVKTGEGGIREVEFSLQAMTLLLGGKKPLLRDGNTYRLIMKLEQNGILSEEEGNSLKEAYTFLRRLEHLIQIKNCVQDHVLKDQDVEKFAFFMGFSKDKFNSLLSLHRSRVREIFDNLLPKSRKKVSLNPCQEAVILEDVEVFSQCIPNVKNPKNFFNSLLGIFQGKEGIYLSEKERQKFLEYLPTFIKKINSSKEPELILRNLEKFIMSKTGRRIIFEKESIFESLLDIFEASNTISTEISRYPDTVEDILTLYQDFPTKEEIKRDLDNYKGVELDKLNLFRRFKRAWEIRIILNYITKSKNLIKLFESLSELAEVVLEGSFELREDTLLIALGKLGSKELNINSDLDLCFVVKDNQTKISSINYIQDFIKFLTTHTKEGYLYAVDFRLRPMGQKGELNPTLDFYKNYFENEARFWERLSWTRYRVITGDKELKKEFEHIVNKFLFEKDITEKEAQETLNMKFEIEKNLKYSKDKINIKLASGSMMDAEFITQLYILKEKLREPSMLKAMDILKNTYPFFERLKELYLYLRSLETSLRLKREGSASTLSIMDFGEKTFNETKDVMKEIRSIFLENINKSFVTNLTHII, translated from the coding sequence ATGATTGATAAAAGCTATATAGACTTTATAAAAGACAAAGTATACAATCAAGATGAGGCTCTTCAATTTTTTGAATCGCTTTTAGAAGTTCATCCCCATAAAGATACTCTTTTATCATATCTAAATCCAAGAAGATTTTTATTGCTTTTAGAATTGGGAGAAAGATCAAGCTGTATAAAAAAATTAATCTTAAGACACCCCACGATATTTGAAGAGACTATACCAGAGCTTTGGTATAAGGTAAAATCAAAAGAAACCTATCTAAAAGAGATAAACGAACTGTATAAGCACTCTGATATGAGTTTTGAGGAGTTTTTGGCTTTTTATAGAAGAAGAGAGCTCATGAGGCTTGTGGCGAAAGATATATTGAACACAGAGGATTTGGAAGATATACTGTTAGAATATTCAGCTTTAGCAGATGCACTAATAGAAAGCCTTATAAAGCATATATCAAATGACAACGCAAAGGAACTTTTAGTAATAGGTATGGGTAAACTTGGATCCAGCGAACTGAATTTTTATTCAGACATAGACGTTATGTTTTTCTCAAAAGACAACACTCAATACTATGACAACATTTGTAAGCTTTTTATGAAAAGCATAAACACAAATACAAAAGAGGGGGAAATATATATAACAGATGCGGATTTGAGGCCTTTTGGAAAATCTGGGCCCATAGTGATGAGCATAGAGGCTGCTGAAGACTATTATGAGATGTATGGAAGGTTTTGGGAAAGAATGGCTCTTGTAAGAGCAAGGGCTGTATACGATGAATCTTCGTTGTTTTCAAGTTTTTATGAGAATATTATAATACCTTTTGTATTTAAAAAATCTATAGATCAAAGAGATTTAGACAATATTTCCCTCATGAAGGAAAAAATAGAGTTAGAACAAAAAAAGAAAACCCTGTCAAAAGGTTACAATGTAAAAACTGGTGAGGGTGGCATAAGGGAAGTAGAATTTAGTCTTCAAGCTATGACCCTTCTTCTAGGAGGTAAAAAACCTCTTTTGAGGGATGGCAATACGTATAGACTTATAATGAAGTTAGAACAAAATGGTATATTATCCGAAGAAGAGGGCAATTCTTTAAAGGAGGCGTATACGTTTCTAAGAAGACTTGAGCATCTTATACAAATAAAAAATTGTGTGCAAGATCATGTTTTAAAAGACCAAGACGTAGAAAAATTTGCATTTTTTATGGGCTTTTCAAAAGATAAATTTAACAGTCTTTTGTCTTTGCACAGATCTAGAGTTAGAGAAATTTTTGATAACTTGCTTCCTAAAAGCAGAAAAAAAGTAAGTTTAAATCCATGTCAAGAAGCCGTTATATTAGAAGATGTTGAGGTATTTTCTCAATGTATACCAAATGTAAAGAATCCTAAAAACTTCTTCAACTCATTATTGGGCATATTTCAAGGTAAAGAAGGTATATATCTATCGGAAAAAGAAAGGCAGAAGTTTTTAGAGTATTTACCCACGTTTATAAAAAAAATAAACTCATCAAAAGAACCGGAGCTTATTTTAAGGAACCTTGAAAAGTTTATAATGAGTAAAACCGGTAGACGTATAATATTTGAAAAAGAAAGCATATTTGAATCCCTTTTAGACATATTTGAGGCATCAAACACAATATCTACAGAGATATCGAGATATCCAGACACCGTAGAAGATATATTGACCCTTTATCAGGATTTTCCTACTAAAGAAGAGATAAAAAGGGATTTAGATAACTATAAAGGAGTTGAATTAGATAAGTTAAATCTTTTTAGAAGATTTAAAAGAGCGTGGGAAATAAGGATAATACTTAACTATATAACAAAATCTAAAAACTTAATAAAATTGTTTGAAAGTCTATCAGAGTTGGCAGAGGTAGTTTTAGAAGGGAGTTTTGAGCTAAGAGAAGATACTCTTTTAATTGCCCTTGGTAAGCTTGGATCTAAAGAGTTAAACATAAACTCTGATTTAGACTTGTGCTTTGTTGTTAAAGATAATCAGACAAAAATCAGTTCGATAAATTACATACAAGATTTTATAAAGTTTTTGACTACTCACACAAAAGAAGGTTATCTGTATGCGGTGGATTTTAGACTAAGACCTATGGGTCAAAAAGGTGAGCTAAACCCCACTCTTGATTTTTATAAAAACTACTTTGAAAATGAGGCAAGATTTTGGGAAAGGCTAAGTTGGACAAGGTATAGAGTAATTACCGGTGATAAAGAACTAAAAAAAGAATTTGAACACATAGTAAATAAGTTTTTATTTGAGAAAGATATAACAGAAAAAGAGGCACAAGAAACATTAAATATGAAATTTGAGATAGAGAAGAACCTAAAATATTCTAAGGATAAAATAAATATAAAGCTGGCATCAGGATCTATGATGGATGCTGAATTTATTACTCAGTTATATATCTTAAAGGAAAAGCTAAGAGAGCCTTCTATGTTAAAAGCCATGGATATCCTAAAAAATACTTATCCTTTCTTTGAAAGACTAAAAGAACTTTACTTATATCTAAGAAGTTTAGAGACTTCTCTAAGATTAAAAAGAGAAGGTTCTGCATCCACTTTAAGTATTATGGATTTTGGAGAAAAAACCTTCAATGAAACTAAAGATGTAATGAAAGAGATAAGAAGCATATTTTTGGAAAACATAAATAAATCCTTTGTTACAAACCTAACCCACATCATATAA
- the rdgB gene encoding RdgB/HAM1 family non-canonical purine NTP pyrophosphatase: MKLMICTSNKKKFEEISSILESLKKDENLDLEFVKPPKELEVEEYANTFLSNAHLKAKAYYNAFGIPALADDSGLVVDAFSDNLERPGVYSARFYKDSFGSHILKEEDFKLSKDELNNLKVLRLLEKEENRKAKFVSVVAIVLSNNYGIFGEGELKGYIAKEPFGNFGFGYDPIFIPEGYNTTLANIENKDKISHRRKALEAVFFMLKKML; encoded by the coding sequence ATGAAGTTAATGATTTGTACATCAAACAAAAAAAAGTTTGAAGAAATAAGCTCAATCTTAGAGTCCCTAAAAAAAGATGAAAATCTAGATTTAGAATTTGTAAAACCACCTAAAGAACTAGAGGTAGAAGAATATGCAAATACATTTTTATCAAACGCTCATCTGAAAGCCAAAGCCTATTACAATGCGTTTGGTATACCAGCCTTAGCAGATGACTCTGGACTTGTGGTAGATGCTTTCAGTGATAATTTAGAAAGGCCAGGTGTTTATTCTGCGAGATTTTACAAAGATAGTTTTGGATCTCATATCCTAAAAGAAGAAGATTTTAAGCTTTCAAAAGATGAGCTAAACAATCTCAAAGTTTTAAGGCTTTTAGAAAAAGAAGAAAATAGAAAAGCAAAATTTGTAAGCGTTGTTGCAATAGTTTTATCGAACAACTACGGCATATTTGGAGAAGGGGAGCTAAAAGGATATATAGCAAAAGAACCTTTTGGAAATTTTGGTTTTGGTTATGATCCTATCTTTATACCAGAAGGATATAACACCACATTGGCAAACATAGAAAACAAAGACAAAATATCTCACAGAAGAAAAGCGTTAGAAGCTGTATTTTTTATGTTAAAAAAAATGTTATAA
- a CDS encoding thioesterase family protein → MFGKKATYTRKVNFYETDAQGVVHHSNYFRYFEEARGFLLENLGYPYYKMHNEGFFVVLVEANIRIKRSILYQDVFDIETSMNIKNEFSLYFDYKVYVDDKLCAIGNTKHCIVKDGKLTKIPDFLIRIVND, encoded by the coding sequence ATGTTTGGAAAAAAAGCAACCTACACAAGAAAAGTAAACTTTTATGAAACCGATGCCCAAGGTGTAGTGCATCATTCAAACTATTTTAGGTATTTTGAAGAGGCTAGAGGTTTTTTGTTAGAAAATCTTGGATACCCTTACTACAAGATGCACAACGAAGGATTTTTTGTGGTTTTAGTAGAAGCAAACATAAGAATAAAACGTTCTATTCTTTATCAAGATGTTTTTGACATAGAAACATCGATGAATATAAAGAACGAATTTAGTCTTTACTTTGATTATAAAGTGTATGTGGATGATAAACTTTGTGCGATAGGAAATACAAAACATTGCATAGTAAAAGACGGCAAACTCACAAAAATACCAGATTTTTTAATAAGGATTGTAAATGATTGA
- a CDS encoding deoxyribodipyrimidine photo-lyase produces MEPEFTGRVKALNDRQFNQSGKYIIYWMSHSHRANFNHSLEYAINLSNDYKKPLLVYFPITDKCRYSNARYYKFMLDGVLEAKKSIEERGIRFIIEKSDDIKRRVIEISKNANALITDKAYLKYYRKLNSDIAKKLDIPFYEVESDVCVPVEIVSQKQEVYAFNIRKKIYDVLGSYLLKLKPREPKIKSINLDFGMEEITLNNSLKILDILNIDKSISLSPFIGGYSQAKRYLEEFIEKKLHKYKDYRSHPELDYQSNLSPYLHFGQISPLEVVFETLSKYKRDENVDSFFNELIVWRELARNFCYYNPNYNHYEGIPDWAKKTLEEHKNDKRDYVYTLEEFENAKTHDEYWNAAQLELLKTGKMHNYMRMYWCKKIIEWTQGPKHAFDIACYLNDKYELDGRDPNGYAGISWCFGTHDRPWKERKIYGKIRYMSVSGLESKFDIKKYVEKIKSL; encoded by the coding sequence ATGGAACCAGAATTCACAGGAAGAGTAAAAGCTTTAAACGACAGACAGTTTAATCAATCAGGTAAATACATAATATACTGGATGTCTCACAGTCATAGAGCAAACTTTAACCACAGTCTTGAATATGCAATCAACCTATCAAACGACTACAAAAAACCATTATTAGTCTATTTTCCAATTACAGACAAATGCAGATACTCAAATGCAAGATACTACAAATTTATGTTAGATGGAGTTTTAGAAGCCAAAAAGTCCATAGAAGAAAGAGGTATAAGATTTATCATAGAAAAATCAGATGATATCAAGCGAAGAGTCATAGAGATATCAAAGAATGCTAATGCCTTAATCACAGATAAAGCCTATTTAAAGTATTATAGAAAACTTAATAGTGATATAGCAAAGAAATTAGATATACCATTCTACGAAGTAGAGTCTGACGTTTGTGTTCCTGTAGAAATTGTATCTCAAAAGCAAGAAGTTTACGCTTTTAATATAAGAAAAAAGATTTACGATGTATTAGGATCATATCTTCTTAAATTAAAGCCAAGAGAGCCAAAGATTAAATCCATTAATCTTGATTTTGGAATGGAGGAGATAACTTTAAATAACTCTTTAAAGATTTTAGATATTCTCAACATAGATAAAAGCATTAGTTTATCACCTTTTATAGGTGGTTATAGCCAAGCAAAAAGATATTTAGAAGAATTTATTGAAAAGAAGCTGCATAAATATAAAGATTATAGGTCTCATCCGGAGCTTGACTATCAATCGAACCTTAGTCCTTATCTGCACTTTGGACAGATTTCACCGTTAGAAGTTGTTTTTGAAACCTTGTCAAAGTATAAAAGAGATGAAAACGTTGATAGCTTTTTTAACGAACTGATAGTTTGGAGAGAGCTTGCAAGGAATTTTTGCTATTATAACCCAAACTATAATCACTATGAAGGCATTCCAGACTGGGCTAAAAAAACATTAGAAGAGCACAAAAACGATAAAAGAGATTATGTTTATACATTAGAAGAGTTTGAAAATGCAAAAACGCACGATGAGTATTGGAACGCTGCACAGTTGGAGCTTTTAAAAACTGGAAAGATGCATAACTACATGAGAATGTACTGGTGTAAAAAAATTATAGAATGGACACAAGGCCCAAAACATGCCTTTGATATAGCATGCTATCTAAACGATAAATACGAGCTTGATGGAAGAGATCCAAACGGTTATGCTGGCATATCGTGGTGCTTTGGAACCCATGACAGACCATGGAAAGAAAGAAAAATCTATGGAAAAATAAGATATATGAGTGTATCAGGCTTAGAATCAAAGTTTGATATTAAAAAATATGTAGAAAAAATAAAGAGTTTATAA
- a CDS encoding TolC family protein, with amino-acid sequence MRKFVFGILALAQISFGISLKEAIDSALKYNTDVLYQKLNTKIASEKKKEAFGNFLPSLDFNANANVGNKLAIPEGPTSFVFQKGHFSQWNFGLKQVLFDMPSFYKYKISKDDLNAQKYMLTAVKTDVKIEVIDTYVNALIKKKLIEVDKKEIKDYERHLYNVEQMYKQGLVAFKDILQTKVKLNQAKEKLAKDEGEYKVYIQKLSNLVGRPVHRLKEINYISNPLGKYNLNQLIDIALKNRVILKYGKTLIKKAKDYQALVKSTYLPKAYVEARYGYSDEIPGLPYYQDLVSAGVYWRMFGGLKRFHEVHQAFLAYKQALTNYKKLENDVKLQVTSSYEELKTAEKDIALANSELKDAKEHYKIASEKYKAGLGTNTDVIDAEDYLTKARTDVVNSRYFYALSVYKLIEVVAYGQK; translated from the coding sequence ATGAGAAAATTTGTTTTTGGTATCTTGGCTTTAGCACAGATTTCTTTTGGTATAAGCCTTAAAGAAGCTATAGATTCCGCTTTAAAATACAACACAGATGTCTTATACCAAAAGCTAAACACAAAAATAGCTTCCGAAAAGAAAAAAGAGGCCTTTGGAAACTTTTTGCCGAGCTTAGATTTTAACGCCAATGCAAATGTAGGAAACAAACTAGCTATACCAGAAGGTCCCACTAGCTTTGTATTCCAAAAGGGACATTTTAGTCAATGGAATTTTGGATTAAAACAAGTTTTGTTTGATATGCCTAGCTTTTACAAATATAAAATATCAAAAGACGATCTAAACGCTCAAAAGTATATGCTTACGGCAGTTAAAACTGATGTGAAGATAGAAGTCATAGATACATATGTAAATGCACTTATAAAGAAAAAGCTCATAGAAGTGGACAAAAAGGAAATAAAGGATTACGAAAGGCATCTTTACAACGTAGAGCAAATGTACAAACAGGGTCTTGTAGCTTTTAAAGATATATTGCAAACAAAGGTAAAACTAAATCAAGCAAAAGAAAAATTAGCAAAAGACGAGGGAGAATACAAAGTATATATCCAGAAACTCTCAAACCTTGTAGGAAGGCCAGTGCATCGTTTGAAGGAAATAAATTACATATCAAACCCGCTTGGCAAATACAATTTAAACCAACTTATCGACATAGCTTTAAAAAATAGAGTCATACTAAAATACGGTAAAACACTTATAAAAAAAGCCAAAGACTACCAAGCTTTAGTGAAATCTACATATCTTCCAAAAGCCTACGTTGAAGCAAGGTATGGATATTCTGATGAGATACCTGGATTACCTTATTATCAAGACTTAGTGAGTGCCGGAGTTTATTGGAGAATGTTTGGTGGCTTAAAAAGATTTCATGAAGTACATCAAGCGTTTTTAGCTTATAAACAAGCTTTAACAAACTATAAAAAATTGGAGAACGATGTAAAGCTGCAAGTTACATCTTCTTATGAGGAACTTAAAACTGCAGAAAAAGACATAGCACTAGCAAATTCTGAATTAAAAGATGCAAAAGAGCACTACAAAATAGCTTCTGAAAAATACAAAGCGGGGCTTGGCACAAACACAGATGTTATAGACGCTGAAGATTATCTTACAAAGGCAAGAACAGATGTGGTAAATAGTAGATATTTTTACGCTTTATCAGTATACAAACTCATAGAGGTGGTAGCTTATGGACAGAAATAA
- a CDS encoding EAL domain-containing protein: MISWVVEGLKSSGYKILIEGVETEEDVKFIDKLQPDFVQGFYYGKPIGEI; this comes from the coding sequence ATGATATCTTGGGTAGTTGAAGGGCTTAAAAGTTCAGGCTACAAAATACTTATAGAAGGCGTTGAAACAGAAGAAGACGTCAAGTTTATAGATAAGTTACAGCCCGATTTTGTTCAAGGCTTTTACTATGGAAAGCCTATAGGAGAAATTTGA
- a CDS encoding FAD-dependent oxidoreductase, whose protein sequence is MNKQLVIIGGGPSGVAASIYAARKKMDFVLVTKDIGGQILTSGDIENYMGFKNIDGISFVQRLVEQLEYLEVSPLYAEVIDFKALKEHDFSISLSNELTIKAENVLICTGADHKKLGVKGEQEGIGKGVSYCYTCDAPFYKNKKVIVVGGGNSGFEAAEQLANYASSITIIEYTDRFKADETIQNKVLKNEKVKALTNHRVLEIYVDKNIGVTGVKLEDMKNGKTYDFETDGVFVEIGTKPNTELFINTGIKLNKWGEIIIDQNNRTSLLGAYAAGDCTNIFAKQIITAAGEGAKALLSIYHDITYGVSSSI, encoded by the coding sequence ATGAATAAACAGCTTGTGATAATAGGTGGAGGGCCATCTGGTGTTGCAGCTTCCATATACGCAGCTAGAAAGAAGATGGATTTTGTGCTTGTTACAAAGGACATAGGTGGTCAGATATTGACCTCTGGGGATATAGAAAATTATATGGGCTTTAAAAATATAGACGGTATTAGCTTTGTACAAAGACTTGTAGAACAACTTGAATATTTGGAAGTATCTCCTTTGTACGCTGAGGTAATTGATTTTAAAGCTTTAAAAGAACATGATTTTTCTATATCTTTATCAAATGAGCTCACAATAAAAGCTGAAAACGTTTTAATATGCACCGGCGCTGATCATAAAAAGCTTGGTGTAAAAGGTGAGCAAGAGGGGATAGGCAAAGGTGTATCTTATTGTTATACCTGTGATGCACCTTTTTACAAAAACAAAAAAGTTATAGTAGTGGGTGGTGGTAATTCTGGATTTGAGGCCGCAGAGCAACTTGCAAATTACGCATCTTCTATAACGATAATTGAATATACAGATAGATTTAAAGCTGACGAAACCATTCAAAACAAAGTTTTAAAAAATGAGAAGGTAAAAGCCCTAACAAACCATAGAGTGCTTGAGATATACGTAGATAAAAATATAGGCGTAACAGGTGTTAAATTAGAGGATATGAAAAACGGCAAAACATACGATTTTGAAACTGATGGTGTTTTTGTAGAAATCGGTACAAAGCCAAACACCGAGCTTTTCATAAACACTGGTATAAAGCTAAACAAATGGGGTGAGATAATCATAGATCAAAACAATAGAACGTCTTTGCTTGGGGCTTATGCAGCAGGAGATTGTACCAACATATTTGCAAAGCAGATAATAACCGCTGCCGGCGAAGGGGCAAAGGCTCTTCTTAGTATTTATCACGATATTACATATGGTGTAAGTTCGTCGATATGA